One Chitinophagales bacterium genomic region harbors:
- a CDS encoding RecQ family ATP-dependent DNA helicase, producing MSTPLEVLKKYWGYPAFRPLQEDIINSALAKKDTLALLPTGGGKSICFQVPAMCQQGICIVISPLIALMKDQVYHLKQKGIKAIAIYSGMSKREIDIALDNCIYGNIKFLYVSPERLKTDIFIERVKQMNVNLWAVDEAHCISQWGYDFRPPYLQIAGIRQFHPTVPVLALTATATPKVVVDIQEKLVFKENNVFQKSFSRSNLSYSVLYEDAKLTKLVDILQKVKGTSVVYVRNRRKTKEIADYLKQCKISATYYHAGLKSEERARKQEDWIQGKVRVMVSTNAFGMGIDKADVRTVVHMDLPDSPEAYFQEAGRAGRDEKKAYAVLLFNNADKHEAIEKLEETMPTIPEIKKVYNALGNFFQIAEGAGIDMVFDFNITTFSKRYNFSVLKIYQSLKFLEQEEYLYLSEGIYQSSKLMVLYNKQELYKFMLDNLELEPIMKYILRVYGGVFDGYVKIKERQLAQHLNSNVKDIIKTLQILDRVGVIAYEKYKDEPFIQFLKPRLSEQNLYLNVEQIKERIKVFKDKLNAMISYATETTSCRSKVLLAYFGENKSENCGVCDVCLGRNEKEVDEKEYQEISILVKKYIKDQALSLNQINKKIPYQNKEKLNRVLKMLLDYNFLQKQENDTYSWNNKA from the coding sequence ATGTCAACACCTTTAGAAGTACTAAAAAAATATTGGGGTTATCCTGCTTTTCGTCCTTTGCAAGAAGACATTATTAATAGTGCTTTAGCTAAAAAAGACACTTTAGCCTTATTGCCTACAGGTGGAGGAAAATCTATTTGTTTTCAAGTGCCTGCCATGTGCCAGCAAGGTATTTGTATTGTTATTTCGCCATTAATAGCTTTAATGAAAGACCAAGTGTATCATTTAAAACAAAAAGGCATAAAAGCAATAGCTATATACTCGGGAATGAGCAAAAGAGAAATAGATATAGCTTTAGATAATTGTATTTATGGTAATATAAAATTTTTATATGTTTCGCCCGAACGACTAAAAACCGATATTTTTATAGAGCGAGTGAAACAAATGAACGTGAATTTATGGGCAGTAGATGAAGCACATTGTATTTCCCAATGGGGCTACGATTTTCGTCCACCATATTTGCAAATAGCCGGAATAAGACAGTTTCATCCCACAGTACCCGTTTTGGCACTAACCGCCACAGCTACACCCAAAGTAGTAGTAGATATTCAAGAAAAGTTAGTTTTTAAAGAAAATAATGTATTTCAAAAAAGTTTTTCGCGAAGCAATTTAAGCTATTCAGTACTGTATGAAGATGCTAAACTAACAAAGTTGGTAGATATTCTTCAAAAAGTGAAAGGAACATCGGTAGTTTATGTGCGAAATAGAAGAAAAACCAAAGAAATAGCCGATTATTTAAAGCAATGTAAAATTAGTGCAACGTATTATCATGCGGGTTTAAAAAGCGAAGAAAGAGCAAGAAAACAGGAGGATTGGATACAAGGAAAAGTACGGGTTATGGTATCTACCAATGCTTTTGGTATGGGAATAGATAAAGCAGATGTTCGCACCGTAGTGCACATGGATTTGCCCGATAGTCCGGAAGCATATTTTCAAGAAGCAGGACGAGCCGGTAGAGATGAAAAAAAGGCTTATGCCGTACTTTTGTTTAATAATGCCGATAAGCACGAAGCTATAGAGAAATTAGAAGAAACTATGCCTACTATTCCCGAAATAAAGAAAGTGTATAACGCTTTAGGCAATTTTTTTCAGATAGCAGAAGGAGCGGGAATAGACATGGTTTTTGATTTTAATATTACAACTTTTAGCAAAAGATACAATTTTAGTGTGCTTAAAATTTATCAATCATTAAAGTTTTTAGAGCAAGAAGAATATTTATATCTCTCCGAAGGAATTTATCAGTCATCTAAACTTATGGTACTGTACAATAAACAAGAATTGTATAAATTTATGCTTGATAATTTGGAGCTTGAACCAATTATGAAATATATTTTGAGAGTTTATGGCGGAGTGTTTGACGGATACGTTAAAATAAAAGAACGACAATTAGCCCAGCACTTAAACTCAAATGTTAAAGACATTATTAAAACATTGCAAATATTAGATAGAGTGGGTGTAATAGCTTATGAAAAATATAAAGATGAACCTTTTATACAGTTTTTAAAACCAAGGTTGTCAGAACAAAATTTGTATTTGAATGTTGAGCAAATTAAAGAAAGAATTAAAGTATTTAAAGATAAATTAAATGCTATGATTAGCTATGCTACAGAAACAACAAGCTGTAGAAGCAAAGTGTTATTAGCTTATTTTGGCGAAAATAAATCTGAAAATTGTGGTGTTTGCGATGTTTGTTTGGGGCGAAATGAAAAAGAGGTAGATGAAAAAGAATATCAAGAAATATCTATTTTAGTAAAAAAATATATTAAAGACCAAGCTTTATCTTTAAATCAAATTAATAAAAAAATCCCCTATCAAAATAAAGAAAAGCTAAATAGAGTTTTAAAAATGCTATTAGATTATAATTTTTTACAAAAACAAGAAAACGATACCTATAGTTGGAACAACAAAGCATAA
- a CDS encoding mucoidy inhibitor MuiA family protein yields MRNFISILFVLIAMSISAQNQLESKITKATVYKNNAKLTSEAGGKLPAGTSEIVIRNIPTTINPSSLQVALKTIGKVSLLSAVYENDYLNQNSLNDKQKQLKAELDKLNDDLNWIKEQKQIYTDLESVLNDNKKLGGANVGLEPTDLSQLLDVYKTKQFEYNKEYLSLQKQEKDLTEQRNNIQNQLNEENAKFNKPSGVIKLQVSALSPVYTDFKLDYLIYNAGWTPIYDLRSEGTDKPVDLIYKANIYQNSGYDWERVDLTVSTGNPSQNNNRPVLNPLYANYYQPYYGSGNVEINEVQVRAYKVEKNMAYADAVEQEASFDEGFAYNAQEQNSTFSTQYEVALPQSIPSDGKEHLVGLTTYQLNSVYQYHSVPKLDKGVFLLAKVSNWGQYNLLPGKSNIFFEGAYVGESTINPNVSNDTLLLSLGRDEGIKIERTELKDFTKTKILGANKVETYTYEIEIRNNKNKSVEIEVLDQIPVSQQKDIVVTLDEGGGATYNSEYGKLEWKINLAANQSKKVRFTYSIKYPKDKVISGKK; encoded by the coding sequence ATGAGAAATTTCATAAGCATATTGTTTGTGTTAATTGCAATGTCAATTTCGGCACAAAATCAATTAGAATCTAAAATAACTAAAGCTACAGTTTATAAAAATAATGCTAAACTAACCAGCGAAGCAGGAGGAAAACTACCTGCCGGAACATCAGAAATAGTTATAAGAAATATTCCAACTACAATAAATCCGTCAAGCTTGCAGGTGGCTTTAAAAACCATAGGGAAAGTTAGTTTGTTATCTGCTGTTTATGAAAATGATTACTTAAATCAAAACAGTTTAAACGATAAACAAAAACAACTTAAAGCGGAGTTAGATAAACTAAACGATGATTTAAACTGGATAAAAGAACAAAAACAAATATATACAGATTTAGAAAGTGTGCTTAATGATAATAAAAAATTAGGTGGAGCTAATGTAGGATTAGAACCCACAGATTTAAGTCAGCTTTTAGATGTATATAAAACAAAACAGTTTGAATATAATAAAGAATATTTAAGCTTGCAGAAGCAAGAAAAAGACTTAACAGAACAGAGAAATAACATTCAAAATCAGCTAAATGAAGAAAATGCTAAGTTTAACAAACCAAGTGGCGTTATTAAACTTCAAGTAAGTGCTTTATCGCCTGTTTATACCGATTTTAAGTTAGATTATCTTATATACAATGCAGGTTGGACACCAATTTATGATTTGCGTAGCGAAGGAACAGATAAACCCGTTGATTTGATTTATAAAGCCAATATTTATCAAAATTCTGGTTACGATTGGGAAAGAGTTGACTTAACTGTATCAACAGGCAATCCATCTCAAAACAATAACAGACCAGTGCTTAATCCTTTGTATGCTAATTATTATCAGCCGTATTATGGAAGTGGAAATGTGGAAATAAATGAAGTGCAAGTACGTGCTTATAAAGTAGAGAAAAACATGGCTTATGCCGATGCCGTAGAGCAAGAAGCTAGTTTTGATGAAGGATTTGCTTACAATGCACAAGAGCAAAATTCAACATTTAGCACGCAATATGAAGTAGCTTTGCCACAAAGTATTCCAAGTGATGGCAAGGAGCATTTAGTTGGCTTAACTACCTATCAACTTAATTCTGTTTATCAATATCACAGTGTTCCAAAATTAGATAAAGGAGTGTTTTTGTTGGCAAAAGTTAGCAATTGGGGACAGTATAATTTATTACCGGGAAAATCAAATATTTTCTTTGAAGGAGCTTACGTGGGAGAGTCCACTATTAATCCAAATGTAAGTAATGATACATTATTGCTATCTTTGGGGCGAGACGAGGGAATTAAAATAGAAAGAACAGAACTTAAAGACTTTACTAAAACAAAAATTTTAGGAGCTAATAAGGTTGAAACCTATACTTATGAAATTGAAATAAGAAACAATAAAAATAAAAGTGTAGAAATAGAAGTGTTAGACCAAATTCCTGTAAGTCAGCAAAAAGATATAGTTGTAACTTTAGACGAAGGAGGAGGAGCTACTTACAATAGTGAATATGGAAAATTAGAATGGAAAATAAATTTAGCAGCTAATCAAAGCAAAAAAGTTAGGTTTACATATTCTATAAAATACCCTAAAGACAAAGTAATATCAGGTAAAAAATAA